From Jeotgalibaca dankookensis, one genomic window encodes:
- a CDS encoding ChbG/HpnK family deacetylase, translating into MAKYLIVNADNLGICQETNAAIERLAQAGRITSSSLTVVGEGFIDAVKRLEQLKHIGVGLHVELPIDYDKRNLLSEKPQNMYEKSESIRAMKEIAAQFEKGKNHGIAFDHLNSNCDSLEEERRVDCLPVCLHFCATNGLPFRYAIRHQEELFENFLKTDNKPAQKAQYQVARFAQQKDVDMPEQILSYHAPIQELTTYQGLKEYYLHLLKNLPDGVSELYVQPASEKSKFFEDTIEWKKRIWDYQFLMDTDFLKVIQEENIELVTWREAFKK; encoded by the coding sequence ATGGCAAAATATTTGATTGTGAATGCTGATAATTTGGGTATTTGTCAAGAAACAAACGCTGCTATTGAACGGCTGGCTCAAGCAGGTCGCATCACGTCCAGTTCCTTGACTGTAGTAGGAGAAGGTTTTATTGATGCTGTCAAACGACTTGAACAATTAAAACATATTGGTGTCGGTTTGCATGTAGAACTTCCCATTGATTATGATAAAAGAAATTTACTGAGTGAGAAACCTCAAAATATGTATGAAAAATCAGAAAGCATTCGGGCTATGAAAGAAATTGCTGCCCAATTTGAAAAAGGTAAAAACCACGGAATAGCTTTTGACCATCTAAATAGCAATTGTGATTCGCTAGAAGAAGAAAGACGGGTTGATTGTTTACCTGTTTGTCTCCATTTTTGTGCAACGAATGGATTACCGTTTCGTTATGCAATTCGTCATCAAGAAGAACTTTTTGAGAATTTTTTGAAGACTGACAACAAACCAGCTCAAAAGGCTCAATACCAAGTAGCGAGATTCGCACAGCAAAAAGATGTAGACATGCCAGAACAGATACTATCTTATCATGCCCCTATTCAAGAATTGACCACTTATCAGGGGTTAAAAGAATATTATCTCCATTTATTAAAGAATCTTCCCGATGGGGTATCTGAACTATACGTACAACCAGCTAGCGAAAAGAGTAAGTTTTTCGAGGATACAATCGAATGGAAAAAACGTATTTGGGACTACCAGTTTTTAATGGATACTGATTTTCTAAAAGTCATTCAAGAAGAGAATATTGAACTGGTCACGTGGCGTGAGGCTTTTAAAAAATAA
- a CDS encoding DUF554 domain-containing protein: MILLGALTNGLAIILGGSFGLIFKRGLSEKITNALMNALALCALYVGMEGLLSGDNMLIIILSMVLGTLIGEGLDLDLKVNQFGNKLETRFIQNEKGDSPSIAQGFISTSLIVCIGSMAIVGALQSGITGNHDILFAKAIIDGIISIVLASTLGLGVPLASILVVVYEGGMALFASSLTPLLTESVIQNLTSVGSLLILGLAFNLLKITDLKVINYSPAIFMPILFGLFI; encoded by the coding sequence ATGATATTATTAGGCGCCCTAACAAATGGTTTAGCAATTATTCTTGGAGGAAGTTTTGGTCTTATTTTTAAACGTGGTTTATCAGAAAAAATCACAAATGCACTGATGAACGCACTCGCTCTTTGTGCCCTTTATGTTGGAATGGAAGGTCTGTTAAGTGGCGATAATATGCTGATTATTATCTTATCCATGGTATTAGGGACTTTAATTGGCGAAGGGCTGGATCTTGATTTAAAAGTAAATCAATTTGGTAATAAATTGGAAACACGCTTTATCCAAAATGAAAAAGGGGATAGTCCTTCTATCGCTCAAGGTTTTATTTCAACCAGTCTCATTGTTTGTATTGGATCTATGGCAATTGTAGGTGCTTTACAAAGTGGTATAACAGGTAATCACGATATTTTATTTGCCAAGGCAATTATAGATGGTATTATCTCCATTGTGCTTGCTTCTACTTTGGGTCTGGGGGTTCCGTTAGCGAGTATTTTAGTTGTTGTTTATGAAGGAGGTATGGCTCTTTTTGCTTCTTCTTTGACTCCCCTTTTGACAGAAAGTGTTATCCAAAATTTGACCAGTGTTGGTTCCTTATTAATTCTTGGTCTAGCATTTAACCTGTTAAAAATAACCGATTTAAAGGTCATCAATTATTCACCGGCCATCTTTATGCCCATCTTATTTGGACTGTTTATATAA
- a CDS encoding MIP/aquaporin family protein, with the protein MSGDILQIFSEFLGTLILVLLGDGVVAAVSLKKSKAEASGWIVIALGWGAAVTIAVYISSFMGPAHLNPAVTVAMAIAGNLSWGLVLPFIVAQVVGGIVGATLVWLSYMDHFKITDDKATILGIFSTGPAIKNPVSNIITEAIGTIVLILGLFAFAQYTVADGMSPVLVGILIVSIGLSLGGATGYAINPARDLGPRIAHQLLPIANKGTSDWGYAWVPIVGPILGAVIAAGLFALIV; encoded by the coding sequence ATGAGTGGAGATATATTGCAGATATTTAGTGAGTTTTTAGGAACTTTGATTTTAGTTCTTTTAGGAGACGGTGTCGTTGCGGCCGTTAGTTTGAAAAAGAGTAAGGCTGAAGCTTCTGGCTGGATTGTTATTGCACTTGGATGGGGGGCAGCTGTAACAATAGCTGTTTATATCTCAAGCTTTATGGGACCAGCTCATTTAAATCCAGCAGTTACTGTGGCTATGGCCATAGCAGGTAACTTAAGCTGGGGATTAGTTCTACCTTTTATAGTAGCACAAGTCGTTGGTGGGATTGTTGGAGCAACATTGGTATGGTTATCTTATATGGATCACTTCAAAATTACTGATGATAAAGCAACCATCTTGGGTATCTTCTCAACCGGCCCAGCCATAAAAAATCCGGTATCTAATATTATCACAGAAGCAATTGGAACTATTGTCTTAATTCTAGGACTCTTCGCTTTTGCCCAATATACAGTCGCTGACGGTATGAGTCCGGTTCTTGTGGGTATTCTAATTGTTTCAATCGGTCTTTCTCTCGGTGGGGCAACCGGTTATGCAATTAACCCTGCACGTGACTTAGGTCCTCGTATTGCGCATCAATTATTACCAATCGCTAACAAAGGAACTTCAGACTGGGGATACGCTTGGGTACCAATCGTTGGACCGATTCTAGGAGCGGTTATTGCAGCAGGACTATTCGCACTTATCGTATAA
- the glpO gene encoding type 1 glycerol-3-phosphate oxidase — MSFSIETRKKNIEAVKTKQLDLLIIGGGITGAGVAIQASAAGMDTALIEMQDFSEGTSSRSTKLVHGGIRYLKNFDVEVVSDTVTERAVVQGIAPHIPKPAPMLLPIYDEDNSTFNMFSVKVAMDLYDQLAKVTGSNYANYTLTAEEVLKREPYLKKDGLLGGGVYLDFKNNDARLVIENIKQAAADGGMMLSRVKAIGFIYDQAGKIIGVKAKDLMTNETFDIKANLVINTSGPWADKVRQLDESRQVVPQLRPTKGIHLVIDKSRLSVPQPTYLDTGKADGRMFFVVPRENKTYFGTTDTDYKGDYLNPIIEQEDVDYLLDCINYRYPEANITLEDVESSWVGLRPLISTNSGSDYNGGDNGRITDASFERVVNVVTMYNQKIVDRNAVEEALGRLESVLSEGEDNPSAISRGSDLVREEDGLITLSGGKITDYRKMAEGAMKLIQELLETEFKKEFTLVDSKTYQVSGGKMDPQKVEETLAELVQIGVDKGLDQADAEYLADLYGTNVTQIFEKVDTFTAFPGLSLRESLSLDYAMDQEMTLTPADFLLRRTNHLLFMRNSLDQIKEPVIEAMANLFDWSEEEKNHYSMELNKAIDESDLVALKGETV, encoded by the coding sequence ATGAGTTTTTCAATTGAAACACGCAAAAAAAATATTGAGGCAGTAAAGACAAAACAATTAGATTTATTGATTATCGGAGGTGGAATTACAGGTGCTGGTGTTGCGATTCAAGCTAGCGCCGCCGGTATGGATACCGCTTTAATCGAAATGCAAGACTTTTCAGAAGGAACATCCTCACGTTCGACTAAACTCGTGCATGGTGGAATTCGTTATTTGAAAAATTTTGACGTAGAAGTGGTTTCAGATACAGTAACGGAACGCGCGGTTGTACAAGGGATTGCGCCGCATATTCCTAAACCAGCACCGATGCTCCTACCCATCTACGATGAGGACAATTCAACATTTAATATGTTTTCTGTTAAAGTAGCTATGGATTTATACGACCAATTGGCCAAAGTAACAGGTAGTAATTACGCAAACTATACCCTGACAGCGGAAGAAGTATTAAAAAGAGAACCCTACTTGAAGAAAGACGGTTTATTAGGTGGGGGCGTTTATTTAGACTTCAAAAACAATGATGCTCGTTTAGTCATAGAAAACATTAAACAAGCCGCCGCTGATGGTGGAATGATGTTGAGTCGTGTCAAAGCAATTGGCTTTATTTATGACCAAGCAGGAAAAATTATCGGTGTAAAAGCTAAAGATTTGATGACAAATGAAACGTTTGATATCAAAGCAAATTTGGTTATCAATACAAGTGGTCCATGGGCTGACAAAGTTCGCCAACTGGATGAGTCGCGACAAGTGGTTCCACAACTAAGACCAACCAAAGGAATTCATTTAGTGATTGATAAAAGCCGATTGAGCGTTCCACAGCCTACTTATTTAGATACAGGCAAAGCAGATGGGCGGATGTTCTTCGTTGTTCCCAGAGAAAACAAAACATACTTTGGTACGACTGATACGGATTACAAAGGCGACTATCTCAATCCAATAATCGAGCAAGAGGACGTGGATTACCTGCTTGATTGCATAAACTACCGTTACCCAGAAGCAAACATTACGTTAGAAGATGTTGAGTCCAGCTGGGTAGGCTTGCGGCCTTTAATTTCAACCAATAGTGGTTCCGATTATAACGGAGGCGATAATGGAAGAATTACCGATGCAAGTTTTGAGCGTGTTGTGAATGTGGTTACTATGTACAATCAAAAAATTGTTGATCGTAACGCCGTAGAAGAAGCTCTTGGTCGTTTAGAAAGTGTTTTGTCTGAGGGAGAGGATAACCCTTCAGCAATTTCTCGTGGGAGCGATTTAGTCCGAGAAGAGGATGGCTTAATCACTTTATCAGGTGGAAAAATCACTGATTACCGAAAAATGGCTGAAGGCGCCATGAAATTAATCCAAGAATTACTCGAGACTGAATTTAAAAAAGAGTTTACACTGGTTGATTCCAAAACTTACCAAGTTTCAGGTGGAAAAATGGACCCGCAAAAGGTTGAGGAAACACTTGCAGAATTAGTTCAAATAGGCGTTGATAAAGGTTTAGACCAAGCAGATGCTGAGTATTTAGCAGATTTATATGGAACAAATGTAACCCAAATTTTTGAAAAAGTGGATACATTTACTGCATTCCCTGGACTATCTCTAAGAGAGAGTTTGAGTTTAGACTATGCTATGGATCAAGAAATGACACTTACACCAGCTGACTTTTTACTTCGTCGAACAAATCATCTGCTATTCATGCGCAATAGTTTGGATCAAATCAAAGAGCCAGTTATTGAAGCGATGGCAAATCTATTCGACTGGAGTGAAGAAGAAAAAAATCATTACAGTATGGAATTAAATAAAGCGATTGATGAATCCGATTTGGTCGCACTAAAAGGGGAGACAGTTTAA
- the glpK gene encoding glycerol kinase GlpK, translated as MTDSKYIMSIDQGTTSSRAIIYDKNGRNVANSQKEFTQYFPDDGWVEHNANEIWNSVQSVIAGAFIESGIRPSEIAGIGITNQRETTVVWDKETGLPIYNAIVWQSRQSAGLADKLKADGYADFIHEKTGLIIDAYFSATKVRWILDHVEGAQERAEKGELLFGTIDTWLVWKLTDGGSHVTDYSNASRTMMFNIHNLEWDQEILDLLNIPKIMLPKACSNSEVYGHTRSFHFYGAEVPISGMAGDQQAALFGQMAFEPGMVKSTYGTGSFIVMNTGETPTLSKNNLLTTIGYGINGKVYYAIEGSVFVTGSAIQWLRDGLQIIQNAGDTQKIAMESTTEDDLYIVPAFTGLGAPYWDSSARGAVFGITRGTTRADFVKATLQSIAYQVKDVIDTMKEDTGIDIPLLKVDGGAAHNDYLLQFQTDILNSSVQRPRDLETTALGAAFLAGLAVGFWKDLDELKEFYEAGDSFEPSMTPEKREELYYGWKQAVAATQAFKPMP; from the coding sequence ATGACAGATTCAAAATATATTATGTCCATTGACCAAGGTACAACAAGTTCACGCGCAATTATTTATGATAAAAATGGTAGAAACGTAGCGAATTCTCAAAAGGAATTCACACAGTATTTTCCAGATGATGGTTGGGTAGAACATAATGCTAACGAAATCTGGAACTCTGTTCAATCGGTTATTGCAGGTGCCTTTATTGAATCTGGTATCCGACCAAGTGAAATAGCAGGGATTGGGATTACCAACCAACGTGAAACAACAGTTGTCTGGGATAAAGAAACCGGCTTACCTATTTATAACGCAATTGTCTGGCAATCACGTCAGTCAGCCGGGTTAGCAGATAAGTTGAAGGCAGATGGGTATGCCGATTTTATCCATGAAAAAACCGGTTTAATTATTGACGCTTATTTCTCCGCAACAAAGGTACGCTGGATATTGGACCACGTAGAAGGTGCACAAGAGCGAGCAGAAAAAGGGGAACTTCTTTTTGGAACCATTGATACGTGGTTAGTTTGGAAATTAACAGACGGTGGTTCACATGTTACCGATTATTCGAATGCTAGTCGAACCATGATGTTTAATATTCATAATTTAGAATGGGATCAAGAAATTCTTGATTTACTAAATATACCTAAAATAATGTTACCAAAAGCATGCTCTAATTCTGAAGTGTATGGCCATACCCGTAGTTTCCATTTCTATGGAGCAGAAGTTCCTATTTCCGGAATGGCTGGTGACCAACAAGCTGCTTTATTTGGTCAAATGGCATTCGAACCTGGAATGGTCAAAAGTACCTACGGGACGGGTTCCTTTATCGTTATGAATACAGGTGAAACACCGACCTTATCAAAAAATAATTTATTAACAACCATTGGTTATGGAATTAATGGAAAAGTTTATTATGCGATTGAAGGGAGTGTCTTTGTAACAGGATCTGCTATTCAATGGCTACGAGACGGCTTGCAAATTATCCAAAATGCTGGCGATACACAAAAAATTGCGATGGAATCTACGACTGAAGATGACTTATACATCGTTCCTGCCTTTACAGGATTAGGCGCTCCTTATTGGGATTCTAGTGCACGTGGAGCGGTATTTGGAATTACACGTGGGACTACACGAGCTGACTTTGTTAAAGCAACCTTGCAGTCAATCGCTTATCAAGTAAAAGACGTTATTGACACCATGAAAGAAGATACGGGGATTGATATTCCATTACTAAAAGTAGATGGTGGTGCGGCTCACAATGATTATTTACTTCAATTCCAAACAGATATTTTAAACTCTTCTGTCCAAAGACCACGTGATCTAGAAACAACCGCTTTAGGTGCTGCCTTTTTAGCAGGATTAGCAGTTGGATTCTGGAAAGATTTGGATGAATTAAAAGAATTTTACGAAGCAGGCGATTCTTTTGAACCATCTATGACTCCTGAAAAACGCGAAGAATTATACTACGGATGGAAACAGGCAGTCGCTGCGACACAAGCGTTTAAACCAATGCCATAA
- a CDS encoding helix-turn-helix domain-containing protein gives MRIEHFLEKKEANHVSILKKIIHEGGKISYEELRHYLNISKASLENYLDEIRINFSDYQGKCQLQLNGSEITLQVDNLFSIETIYSDYVRKSLKFQIIDYIYKHQEFTVVKIVRDLAISESTLFRKIKEVNAFLKEFNIKIKNGHLYGEELQIRYFYFQVYAYIMTEAELQEALLANRSHSLIAAFEKELEIKISGFSRKRVGLWVLISKKRAKSVKKIYRTMLQKMKPYRDDYLYNQVRQLVLLYSSRYSIELEDEETMLHYIFLTTQSILSEQDFNNYELIRSRRTPTAMMDTLSRETILSYYRPIKPTIALERKITFYLSQINGILYFFDGALEIRAANSELSKVNGIWENNLDQLGLQLLETALATIQKTRIPESSLQALTLMNYNTILAIVDLSISKEVALGIDLDLDDMQREYLTQTLILKLKNTIGLTVESYQENSNYDLVVTTNKATYYSPGTEVYLISERFSKFDLFQIKSIIDGLKGQI, from the coding sequence ATGCGAATTGAACACTTTCTAGAGAAAAAAGAAGCAAACCATGTTTCAATTTTGAAAAAAATAATTCACGAAGGTGGAAAAATCTCTTATGAAGAACTAAGGCATTATTTAAATATTTCTAAAGCCTCTCTAGAGAACTATCTCGATGAAATTCGCATTAATTTTAGTGACTATCAAGGGAAATGCCAACTTCAACTGAATGGAAGCGAGATTACTTTACAGGTAGACAATTTATTTTCAATTGAAACCATTTACAGTGATTACGTAAGGAAATCGTTAAAATTTCAAATCATTGATTATATTTATAAGCATCAAGAATTTACCGTCGTAAAGATTGTCCGGGACTTAGCAATCAGTGAGTCGACTTTATTTAGAAAAATTAAGGAAGTTAATGCCTTTTTAAAAGAGTTTAATATTAAAATTAAGAATGGTCATCTTTACGGCGAAGAATTACAGATTCGTTATTTCTACTTTCAAGTTTACGCCTATATCATGACTGAAGCAGAGCTTCAAGAAGCTTTACTAGCCAATCGTAGCCATAGTCTAATTGCTGCCTTTGAAAAAGAGCTCGAAATTAAAATTAGTGGATTTAGTCGTAAACGAGTGGGTTTATGGGTTTTAATTAGTAAAAAAAGAGCTAAAAGCGTAAAGAAAATATACCGAACTATGTTGCAAAAAATGAAGCCTTACCGCGATGATTATCTTTATAACCAAGTAAGGCAACTTGTTTTACTCTACTCTAGTCGATATTCGATTGAGCTTGAAGATGAAGAGACGATGTTGCATTATATTTTCTTGACAACCCAATCGATTTTGTCTGAGCAAGATTTTAATAATTACGAGTTAATTAGAAGTCGCAGAACACCGACCGCTATGATGGACACGCTATCACGAGAGACGATTCTCTCTTATTATCGACCGATTAAACCAACCATTGCATTAGAAAGAAAGATAACGTTCTACTTATCTCAAATCAATGGCATCCTCTATTTTTTTGATGGTGCACTTGAAATACGCGCAGCCAACAGTGAGCTATCAAAAGTTAATGGGATCTGGGAGAATAATTTGGATCAATTAGGTCTACAACTTTTAGAAACAGCACTCGCAACGATTCAAAAAACACGTATACCTGAAAGTTCCTTGCAAGCTTTAACCTTGATGAATTACAACACGATTTTGGCAATTGTTGATTTAAGTATTTCCAAGGAAGTAGCTTTGGGGATAGACTTGGATTTAGATGATATGCAAAGAGAATATCTAACCCAAACACTTATTTTAAAATTGAAAAATACGATAGGCCTTACCGTTGAGAGCTATCAAGAAAATAGCAATTATGATCTTGTCGTGACCACAAATAAAGCAACTTATTATTCACCTGGAACAGAAGTTTATCTTATTTCCGAGAGGTTCTCTAAATTTGACCTATTTCAAATAAAGTCAATTATTGATGGGCTAAAGGGTCAAATTTAA
- a CDS encoding FAD-dependent oxidoreductase has protein sequence MHIVIVGGSFAGVTAAIRTRQNFKDAQITLLEKQAQIGFIPGALHAILNKQIKRLEEAYFISKEELQEYGITVILNAEVQSLDSNQQQVTYQKTNQSKKINYDKLIIATGSVQSSYRIKGIQSHKIITYKSVEETKTALALVAQNHRFTILGGGQVGVEMADSLIRNKKKVQLVESMNGILVKYFDQEMLQPLIKEMKSRGVHFYFNETVREIEEIDERLLFKTQNSEITSDCAVFALSVKPQIAYLDDQIRLHEDGAIYVDRYLKTSVENIFAIGDAIQTPSSLSDESFYISLANNAVRTGIVVADNLLKPQTKFIGTARTIGTKVFGYYIASTGMTETESIFFDEKVASIHMTQPASLFNKQATISGKLIYSVETGQVRGAQLISQTNILEKINTLSLGIQMGITITELAQKDYFFHSAWSPIYDVTNHLGLMKG, from the coding sequence ATGCACATAGTCATTGTAGGAGGTTCTTTTGCTGGTGTGACCGCAGCTATAAGGACGCGTCAAAATTTTAAAGATGCGCAAATAACCTTATTAGAAAAACAGGCTCAAATTGGTTTTATCCCCGGCGCCTTGCATGCTATTTTAAATAAACAAATCAAGCGTCTAGAAGAAGCCTATTTTATTTCCAAAGAAGAATTACAGGAATACGGTATAACCGTTATTTTAAATGCGGAGGTTCAAAGTTTAGACTCGAACCAACAACAAGTTACTTATCAGAAAACGAACCAGTCAAAGAAAATAAACTATGACAAGCTCATTATAGCGACTGGATCTGTACAAAGTTCCTACCGCATTAAAGGGATTCAGTCCCATAAGATTATCACCTATAAGTCTGTAGAAGAAACGAAAACAGCCTTGGCGCTCGTTGCTCAGAACCATCGTTTTACTATTCTAGGTGGTGGACAAGTAGGGGTTGAAATGGCTGACAGTCTAATTAGAAACAAAAAAAAGGTGCAACTAGTCGAGAGTATGAATGGAATTTTGGTGAAATATTTTGACCAAGAAATGTTACAGCCCTTGATTAAAGAAATGAAGAGTCGAGGTGTACACTTTTACTTTAATGAAACGGTTAGAGAGATTGAAGAAATAGATGAAAGGTTGCTATTTAAAACGCAAAACTCAGAAATCACCAGTGACTGCGCAGTTTTTGCTTTAAGTGTCAAACCACAAATCGCTTACTTAGATGATCAGATTCGCCTACACGAAGATGGGGCTATTTATGTTGATCGCTACTTGAAAACATCTGTAGAAAATATTTTTGCAATTGGAGACGCGATTCAAACACCTTCTAGTTTATCCGATGAAAGCTTCTATATTTCTTTAGCTAATAATGCAGTTCGAACCGGAATTGTCGTCGCAGATAATCTTTTAAAACCGCAAACTAAGTTCATTGGAACAGCCCGAACTATTGGGACTAAAGTATTTGGTTATTATATTGCAAGCACAGGCATGACGGAAACAGAGAGTATTTTCTTTGATGAAAAAGTTGCCAGTATACACATGACACAACCAGCCTCTTTGTTTAATAAACAAGCGACTATTTCAGGAAAGCTTATTTACAGTGTTGAAACTGGGCAAGTACGGGGAGCACAATTAATATCGCAAACCAACATTTTAGAGAAAATCAATACCTTATCGCTGGGGATTCAGATGGGAATTACCATTACTGAACTCGCACAGAAAGATTATTTTTTTCATTCCGCATGGAGTCCGATTTACGATGTCACCAATCACTTAGGCTTAATGAAGGGATAG
- a CDS encoding class I SAM-dependent methyltransferase gives MNQFDEIAADYDESIYPLNERDFVLPTVEKLAELAPGKKILELAVGTGRIANPLAQRGFDMTGLDISEQMLKQLKQKKGGEQVEIVLGDMQTADLNEEFDLIYLIFNSITYIKTLEGQLATIQNAAKHLKPGGLFVLESFVPRVHEIVGDEIAPFSLEDDFIGFDQYERISQQITSYQFDLSGEYVASHKTVHRYIWPSELQLMGKLAGLEIIHQWGNWQGKPLKQEDDDMIMVFKKNT, from the coding sequence ATGAATCAATTTGATGAAATTGCAGCAGATTACGATGAAAGTATTTATCCTTTAAATGAAAGAGATTTTGTCCTGCCCACAGTAGAGAAATTAGCTGAACTAGCGCCGGGTAAAAAAATATTAGAGTTAGCAGTAGGAACAGGGCGAATTGCCAATCCTTTGGCTCAACGTGGTTTCGATATGACTGGTTTAGATATTTCGGAGCAAATGCTGAAGCAGCTAAAGCAAAAAAAGGGCGGCGAACAAGTCGAAATCGTTCTTGGAGATATGCAAACAGCGGATTTAAATGAAGAATTTGATCTTATTTATCTTATTTTTAATAGTATTACATACATAAAGACACTGGAAGGACAATTGGCCACCATTCAAAATGCAGCGAAGCATTTAAAACCAGGCGGCCTTTTTGTTCTAGAATCGTTTGTACCACGTGTCCATGAAATTGTTGGAGATGAAATTGCCCCGTTTTCTTTGGAAGATGATTTCATTGGTTTTGATCAATATGAACGGATTAGCCAGCAAATTACATCTTATCAATTTGACCTTTCTGGTGAGTACGTCGCTTCACATAAAACAGTCCATCGCTATATTTGGCCCTCTGAGTTACAATTAATGGGTAAACTAGCGGGTCTTGAAATCATTCATCAATGGGGGAACTGGCAAGGTAAACCTTTGAAACAAGAAGATGATGATATGATTATGGTATTTAAGAAAAACACATAA
- a CDS encoding DsbA family oxidoreductase — MKIEIWSDFVCPFCYIGNKHLENALEKFEHADEVEIEFKSYELDPTAKHVPGKTMAETLAESKGLPMAQVEQMNQQITQMAESAGLTFNNATAQYANTFDAHRLFQYAKSIGKGYDYDERLKKAYFTDSLLISDFDTLVELAGEIGIDKEEARAILESDRYAEEVRADVQEARQIGVQGVPFFVFDRKYAVSGAQPEEVFTQTLETTWAEKQ, encoded by the coding sequence TTGAAAATTGAAATATGGTCAGATTTCGTATGCCCGTTTTGTTATATTGGTAATAAACATTTAGAAAATGCCCTTGAAAAATTTGAGCATGCTGACGAAGTAGAAATTGAATTTAAATCTTATGAATTAGATCCCACAGCTAAACACGTTCCTGGGAAAACCATGGCGGAAACATTAGCCGAAAGTAAGGGTCTTCCTATGGCCCAAGTAGAGCAAATGAATCAACAGATTACCCAAATGGCAGAGTCAGCAGGTTTAACTTTTAATAATGCTACTGCACAATATGCCAACACCTTTGATGCTCACCGCTTGTTCCAATATGCAAAATCCATCGGTAAAGGCTATGATTACGATGAACGTTTGAAAAAAGCTTACTTTACTGATTCATTACTAATTAGCGACTTTGACACTTTAGTTGAACTAGCTGGTGAAATTGGTATTGACAAAGAGGAAGCACGTGCAATTCTAGAATCCGATCGTTATGCTGAAGAAGTTCGAGCAGACGTTCAGGAAGCCAGACAAATTGGCGTACAAGGGGTTCCTTTCTTTGTTTTTGACCGTAAGTATGCTGTTTCCGGTGCTCAACCTGAAGAAGTTTTTACCCAGACACTTGAAACAACTTGGGCCGAAAAACAATAA